Part of the Rothia mucilaginosa genome, CGCGAGTCTCAAGGGTGTGGCGGACAGCTGCAATGGTGGATGCCTTCTGGCCAACAGCCACGTAGATGCATCGAACCTGCTTCTCGGGGTCGCCCGAAGCCCAGTTGTCCTTCTGGTTCAGAATGGTGTCGATCGCAATAGCGGTCTTACCGGTCTGGCGGTCACCAATAATCAGCTGACGCTGACCGCGACCAATCGGAATCATCGAGTCGATTGCCTTCAGACCGGTCTGCAGCGGCTCGTGAACCGACTTACGCTGGGTCACGCCGGGAGCCTGCAGCTCCAGTGCGCGGCGACCTTCAGCCTCAATGGGGCCCAGGTCATCGATCGGGTTACCGAGGGGGTCAACAACGCGACCGAGGTACGCGTCGCCAACGGGCACCGAGAGGACCTCACCGGTGCGGTGTACGACCTGGCCCTCTTCAATACCGGTGAAGTCGCCCAGGACGATCACACCAATATTGCGGGTATCCAGGTTCTGTGCGAGGCCGAGGGTGCCGTCTTCGAAACGAAGCAGCTCATTCGCCATAACCGAGGGAAGGCCCTCGACACGAGCGATACCGTCGGAGGCCGATACAACTCGACCCACCTCAACACGTTCTGCATTGCCGGGTTCGTAAGACGCTGCAAACTCGTTCAGCGCATTACGGACATCTTCGGCATTGATGGTCAGTTCGGCCATCTTGTGTCCCTGCTCTCTCATTGTGGTTGCGTTCCGTCAACGGAACCAACCGAAACTTGCAATTCGGGTTGAACGGGCGGGCAATGCCACTGCTTCTGCGAAGGAGGCATCTGCCACGCACCCGCTACCCGAGGTATCTTCTAAATCACCGTTGCGACGAACGGTTCAGCGTCGCTAGCTTGAGCCGCTAGCCGATGGAACGAGCCAGGTCGGACATGCGGGTCTCGACGGTACCGTCGATCACCTCGTCGCCCACCTGAACACGCAGACCGCCCAGAACGGCGGGGTCCACCGAAACGTCGAGCTTCAGCTCACGGCCGTACACGGCGTTGAGCGCGCGACCGAGACGTTCAAGCTGTGCCTGCGACAGCGCAATCGCGCTAGTTACTCGCGCAATGTAACGGTTCTGTCGCGTGACGATGATTTCTGCGAACTCATCGGCTACCCGTGCAGCGTGACGGCCGCGGGGGTTGGAGCCAACTCGTTCGAGCAGAAGCACACCTTCGGCGGTGGTGGCGGGGCCACCGAGCGCCACGGCGAGCTTCTTCTTTGCTTCTTTGCTTGCCTGATGGTCGGACAGCGCTTCCTGCGCCTGAGCGTTGGAATCAACGGTACGCACAAAGGTGAGTAGTTCGTTGAGTACCTCGTCCAGGGCGTCCACGCCACCGCGAGACTGAGCCGATGCGGTCACGGCGAGCACTGCTGCACGCTCCAGGGCATTCGCCAGATCAGCATCATCAGACCAGCGCTGAGCCACCGCATTGGTGAACACAGCCATAGCCTGAGAAGAGATCTTGCCGCCGAAGACGGTGTTAGCGATACCCTGACGTGCTGCTGCATCACGCGAAGAATCGGTGACAGCACGGCGCAGGGTGCCGTTGTGGTCGAGAACATCAACCACAGCGAAAAGCTCGCTCGCCAGGTTCAGGGGCTGCAGGGAAGCGTGAGCTTCCAGCACCTCTTCCACCTTGCTCAGTGATTCAGTAGATACTCCTGCCATTACCGAGCCGCACCTGCGTTCTGCTTCTCGGTTTCAAGGTCAGCAAGAAAACGATCTACCACACGGGCCGATCGCTCATCATCGTTGAGGGCTTCGCCCACAATCTTGCCGGCAAGGGTGGTAGCAAGAGTGCCAACCTCGGAACGGAGGGACACTGCTGCTGCCGCACGCTCTGCCTCGATAGCCTTTGCCGCATTATCGCTAATGCGCTGAGCCTCAGCGGTTGCACGCTCGCGAGCATCGGCAATGATTGCCTCGCCCTCTGCGCGTGCCTCTTCACGAATCTTCTGAGCCTCCAGTCGAGCGCTTTCGAGCTGCTGGGTGTACTCATCGCGAGCCGCTGCAGCCTCTGCCTGTGCCTTCTCGGCCTTGGCAAGGCCACCTTCGATTGCTTCCTTACGGTCCTGGTAGATCTTCTCGAACGCCGGGACAACGTACTTAGCAACGATGTAGTAGAGGATCAGGAATCCGATGAGGGTAATGACAATTTCCCCGACGTCGGGAATCAGGGGGTTCGAAGTTGCCTCCGCTCCCCCTTCGCTTGCCAGATAAATCATGGAGGGAATCCTGTTCTATGGGATGGGTCGTTTAGGATGTGGCAGAGCCGGTTACTTGATGAAGACGAGAACCAGGCCCAGAATTGCCAGTGCCTCGACCAGTGCGAAGCCCATGAACAGCATGGGCTGCAGGGTCTTCTGGGACTCGGGCTGACGAGCAACGCTGGTCATGTATGCCGCGAAGATCAGACCCACGCCGATGCCGCCGCCAATAGCTGCCAGACCGTAGCCAACCGCAGTGATGGAACCAACCATTATTTTTCCTTTCAACAGTGTTCGACCGGGAACATACCCGGACCGAACAGAGTTTGATTTGAGTTAATAGCCCGCACAGTGAACGTGTGGGTTGCTTTATTCACGCCCAATGACGAACGCGAAAACCTAAAAAACTAGAGAGTTTAGTGTCCCTCGGAAACCGAGCCCTGCAGGTACACAGCCAGCAGCAGAGCGAACACATAAGCCTGGATGCACTGAATCATGAATTCCAGGAAGTACAGGAATATGCCCAGAGCACCGGGAGCAATAGCAGCCAGGTAGCCGATGCCACCCAGAGTCTCAACCATGTAGGTCACCATGCTGGATGCAACCATCAGCGCCAGGTGACCACCGAACATGGTCGCGAAGAGACGCAGTGCGTGAGTTGCGGGACGAATCAGCAGGTTCGAGAAGAACTCGATCGGGATCAGGATGGGGTAGATCCACACCGGCAGACCCGAAGGCATGGTGATGTCCTTGAAGAAGCCGCCCAAGCCCTTGCGCTTGATACCAACACCAACCCAGGTCAGGTACGCTACGCCAGCCAGCGCGTAGGCGCTACCGGAGTGCGAGAAGGTGGGCAACTGAACAAACGGAATCGAACCGTAGAGGTTGTTCACCAGAACGAAGAAGAAGGAGGCGAACAGAATCGGCACGAACGGCTTGTAGTGCTGTACGCCCAGGGTTTCCTTACCGAGGGAGTTACGAGCAAACATGTAGCCGGACTCAGCGATGAACTGAGTCTTGCCGGGAACCATGGCGCGCTTACGTGCTGCGGTGAGGAAGAAGACCGCGATAATCACCACGGACAGCAGAATCAGTACGTTCTGCTTACCGAAAGCGAAATCACCAATGGTGAAGAAGGGGGGCAGATGCATGTCTTCGGGGGTCGGCGGCACATAGGCTTCCGCGAGGATCAACCCGTTCTCGATCAAAGCAAGTCCTTTCTTGCTACTAGTGGCTTCAAGAGCCCATGTCTGCCTATAAACGACTGACATGCTAACTACATGGATGAATGTGTGACCTAGCGGTCCGCGTTCAATGACCTAGCGGTCTTTATTCTGCCTGGTCATATGGGTAAAGACGAGGGTCAAACCTCCGATAGCGCCAATCAAGACACCAACCCACACCAGCCAGGTGGTGGAGAAGACCAGGTCACCGAGGTAACCGATGCCGCCCCACACTGCTATACCGATGATCAGATAGAGAATCGACATGACTGCACCGGAGAGCCCTCCGTCAGACACCAATTCTCCGGTAGTGCGGAGCTTTTTATCTCCGTCCCACCACTTCTTCTCTTCGGCCAAACGTATTTCCTTTCAAACACCAATCGCGTTACCGACCATGGTCTTCCAGATCGGTGTCGAAGTATAGAATTCTCAGTCGTGCGATGCTGACTGTTTCAATAACAATCCACAGAATCACGCCGGTACATGCGCCTGCGAGAGTCCAACCGTGCCTCAAGTTCTCGGGGAACGGCACAAACATCAATACCAGACCGAGCAGAGCAATCTTCACGAGGTAGCTCACCACCAGCGATTTGGGTACACCCCAGTCGAAAATGGGAGCAACCAACATAACTAATACGCCCAGAGTGAAGCATATATAGATTATCAGAAAGCCCAATGTTATTCCTAGCGCGCCCACGGGGCCCGCAAACAGGTACGCACTCATCATACCGCCCAACCAAGCCAGCAGAGAGTAAGCCGATACCCTGTAGAACAAAAATTTCCAGGAAAGCTCCTCGCTCTCGAAAGAAGAGGCCTTCAAACCTGCTTGAGCACGCTCTCGGCGGCGTTTCTGCTGCCGCCTACGCTCCGCCGGCGGATACCACAGAACGTCCACCACGCGCCTCCAGAGAGGCTCAGCAGGAACCTCAGCTGAAGGTTTAGAGTGTTCAGAAGTCATTAGTGTTTCTCCCCACGATTCTGATTAGACTGCGTCGAAGAAGAGGAAGCAGAAGAAGGCTGACCCGCACGATCCTTCACCGAATCCGGCATGATCGGCTCCGGATGCAGCGAGGTCGGCTCCACATTCTCAGGAGTCGCAGGAACACCAGTTGCCGAGGTCAAAGAGCCGGTAGCAGGCTCTGCAGTTGCCGACTTCGCCTTCGGCGCCGAACCCTTCGAATCCGCCGCAAAGCGCTTCGACAGGTCAATCGCAGAAGTAGGTGCCTCACCGCCAAAGAGCTGCGGCATACGCAGGTACACCACCAGCACGGCAAGAGCCACAAGAACCACACCAACAGCCGCCAGCACGGCGCCCGAAGCAAACAAATCAGAGGCAAACGCCAGCAGCACCCACACCAGAATGGTCGTACCGGTCACCACGGCGGTCGAACCAAGGTGGCTGAAACCAACATCCGTCAGACGCTGATAAGTGTGAGTACGGTGCGGCTTGTACCACTGCTCCCCCGCCATAAAACGACGGAACAGAGTCGTACCCGCGTCCGCCAGATACGTCATCAGCGGAGCAAAAGCCAACAGGAACGGAACATCCGCAAACCACGCGCCCACAGCCAACGTGCCCAGCGCCGCGCCCAAAACATAAGAACCCGCATCGCCCAAAAACACGTTCTTACCAGGGCGCACATTCCACGGCAGGAACGCCGCAAAAGCACCGGCAACAGCCACACCAGCCAAAGCCAGCCACGGAAGGTTCACCATCCAACCGGTCAGCGCATACGCCAAACCAGCCACCAGACCGTGAGCACCAGAAATACCGTTAATGCCGTCCATAAAATT contains:
- the atpB gene encoding F0F1 ATP synthase subunit A, with protein sequence MIENGLILAEAYVPPTPEDMHLPPFFTIGDFAFGKQNVLILLSVVIIAVFFLTAARKRAMVPGKTQFIAESGYMFARNSLGKETLGVQHYKPFVPILFASFFFVLVNNLYGSIPFVQLPTFSHSGSAYALAGVAYLTWVGVGIKRKGLGGFFKDITMPSGLPVWIYPILIPIEFFSNLLIRPATHALRLFATMFGGHLALMVASSMVTYMVETLGGIGYLAAIAPGALGIFLYFLEFMIQCIQAYVFALLLAVYLQGSVSEGH
- a CDS encoding F0F1 ATP synthase subunit B; the encoded protein is MIYLASEGGAEATSNPLIPDVGEIVITLIGFLILYYIVAKYVVPAFEKIYQDRKEAIEGGLAKAEKAQAEAAAARDEYTQQLESARLEAQKIREEARAEGEAIIADARERATAEAQRISDNAAKAIEAERAAAAVSLRSEVGTLATTLAGKIVGEALNDDERSARVVDRFLADLETEKQNAGAAR
- the atpE gene encoding ATP synthase F0 subunit C is translated as MVGSITAVGYGLAAIGGGIGVGLIFAAYMTSVARQPESQKTLQPMLFMGFALVEALAILGLVLVFIK
- a CDS encoding MraY family glycosyltransferase; this translates as MTSFSELLSIFALAFVLGALLPFAVRPILHRYNMVDVPNERSSHTAPTYRGMGLATAAATFVAFVAATLFGWTYRSAESLQLAVTIAAAILCALALGWLEDIRGVSIVRRAGLQLVIGVLVSVSFATVQGTNILLLILGAIFVAGYINVANFMDGINGISGAHGLVAGLAYALTGWMVNLPWLALAGVAVAGAFAAFLPWNVRPGKNVFLGDAGSYVLGAALGTLAVGAWFADVPFLLAFAPLMTYLADAGTTLFRRFMAGEQWYKPHRTHTYQRLTDVGFSHLGSTAVVTGTTILVWVLLAFASDLFASGAVLAAVGVVLVALAVLVVYLRMPQLFGGEAPTSAIDLSKRFAADSKGSAPKAKSATAEPATGSLTSATGVPATPENVEPTSLHPEPIMPDSVKDRAGQPSSASSSSTQSNQNRGEKH
- a CDS encoding F0F1 ATP synthase subunit delta; its protein translation is MAGVSTESLSKVEEVLEAHASLQPLNLASELFAVVDVLDHNGTLRRAVTDSSRDAAARQGIANTVFGGKISSQAMAVFTNAVAQRWSDDADLANALERAAVLAVTASAQSRGGVDALDEVLNELLTFVRTVDSNAQAQEALSDHQASKEAKKKLAVALGGPATTAEGVLLLERVGSNPRGRHAARVADEFAEIIVTRQNRYIARVTSAIALSQAQLERLGRALNAVYGRELKLDVSVDPAVLGGLRVQVGDEVIDGTVETRMSDLARSIG